In the genome of Marinilactibacillus sp. Marseille-P9653, one region contains:
- a CDS encoding putative quinol monooxygenase, translating into MKVINAQFFIKEDKREVFIEDTKALIAETRKEEGCLEYHLYESLEERNLFIMVEVWADDAAIEIHNQSPLLQKLFGNVADFSAKAPVLRVSDLIENA; encoded by the coding sequence ATGAAAGTCATTAATGCGCAATTTTTTATTAAAGAAGATAAGCGCGAAGTATTTATAGAAGATACAAAAGCGTTAATTGCAGAAACTAGAAAAGAAGAAGGGTGTTTAGAATACCACCTTTATGAATCACTAGAAGAAAGAAATCTATTCATCATGGTAGAAGTTTGGGCAGATGATGCAGCAATCGAAATCCACAACCAAAGCCCTCTACTACAGAAATTATTTGGCAATGTAGCAGATTTCAGTGCAAAAGCCCCTGTATTAAGAGTTTCAGACTTGATTGAGAACGCCTAA
- a CDS encoding nitroreductase family protein, with amino-acid sequence MTKNNDFSDITYNRKSIRVYDENVKIPHEEMLEMLQKATIAPSSVNMQPWRFVVVESDEEKAKLKPLIRFNTRQNDTSSAMVLIFGDMECYEYGEEIYDQAVAEGKMSQEVRDEQISAIIPYYKNLTKAEMNDVVKIDSSLAAMQFMLVARSYGYDTNPIGGFEADQLAEAFVLSKDRYVPVMILSVGKAVETGYNSIRLNVKEFTTFK; translated from the coding sequence ATGACAAAGAATAATGATTTTTCAGATATCACTTATAACAGAAAATCCATCCGAGTTTACGATGAGAATGTGAAGATTCCTCACGAAGAAATGCTTGAAATGCTTCAGAAAGCAACGATTGCTCCCTCATCTGTTAATATGCAGCCTTGGCGTTTTGTAGTGGTTGAGAGCGATGAAGAAAAAGCGAAATTAAAACCATTAATCCGTTTTAATACTAGACAAAATGATACATCTTCAGCAATGGTGCTTATCTTTGGTGATATGGAATGTTATGAGTACGGAGAAGAAATTTACGATCAAGCAGTAGCCGAAGGCAAAATGTCTCAAGAAGTCAGAGATGAGCAAATTTCTGCCATCATCCCTTATTACAAAAATTTGACTAAAGCAGAAATGAACGATGTTGTAAAAATCGATTCAAGTCTAGCTGCTATGCAATTTATGCTGGTTGCACGTTCTTATGGGTACGATACAAACCCAATTGGTGGATTTGAAGCCGATCAGTTAGCAGAAGCATTTGTCTTAAGCAAAGACCGTTATGTACCTGTTATGATCTTATCTGTTGGAAAAGCAGTAGAAACTGGTTATAATTCTATCCGATTAAATGTAAAAGAATTTACTACTTTTAAATAA
- a CDS encoding MarR family winged helix-turn-helix transcriptional regulator, whose translation MDLKGCSKLYYQIKIANQVMVSRFEKKVGFSLTRYELMAFLKETGKCSQKKIQSELCIDSAAVTRHLKILEEKGYVIRERNKDNNREVFVEITEKAKKELMNCEKQFDASQNASCHSLTPEEEEQLATLLQKIIKQEED comes from the coding sequence ATGGATCTTAAAGGATGTAGCAAGCTCTATTATCAGATCAAAATCGCAAATCAGGTGATGGTGTCCAGATTTGAGAAAAAAGTTGGATTTAGTCTGACTAGGTACGAATTAATGGCGTTTCTTAAAGAAACTGGAAAATGCTCGCAGAAAAAAATACAGTCTGAACTGTGTATAGACAGTGCCGCTGTTACGAGACATTTAAAGATTCTAGAAGAAAAAGGATACGTGATTCGTGAAAGAAACAAAGACAATAACCGCGAAGTCTTCGTAGAGATCACTGAAAAGGCGAAAAAGGAACTGATGAATTGCGAAAAACAATTTGATGCTTCGCAAAATGCTTCATGCCATTCACTGACTCCGGAAGAAGAAGAACAGTTAGCAACGTTGCTTCAAAAAATAATTAAACAAGAAGAGGATTAA
- a CDS encoding YitT family protein: MHKFKRIALMVLSMTLVSLSASMTIKAAIGLSPWDAIAQSLSHISMIKVGTIGMILNISCVFGQLVLLRKEFPIRQLLQIPASVLIGVLVNYFYYTLFDTLVLPNYFMASILFFLGTLLAAFAVSMVMVVNVVTFPLEAFCMAFAVKIGTRFSIIRQSVDILAVILTLTLTFTLDIPLTVREGTIIGMLIFAPLLGIIIKRLQPLIDRPESKATTL, translated from the coding sequence GTGCATAAGTTTAAAAGAATTGCATTGATGGTTCTATCCATGACACTTGTATCGTTATCCGCTTCAATGACTATAAAAGCAGCCATCGGACTTTCTCCATGGGATGCTATCGCTCAGTCTCTATCTCATATTTCAATGATTAAAGTTGGGACCATCGGAATGATACTGAATATTTCATGTGTTTTCGGACAATTAGTTCTTTTGAGAAAAGAATTCCCAATCAGACAGCTACTTCAGATTCCTGCCAGCGTCCTTATTGGTGTATTGGTTAATTATTTTTACTACACTCTTTTTGATACATTGGTTTTACCAAATTATTTTATGGCTTCCATTCTTTTCTTTTTAGGTACGCTTTTAGCTGCTTTTGCCGTGAGTATGGTGATGGTCGTAAATGTCGTGACCTTTCCTTTAGAAGCTTTTTGTATGGCTTTTGCCGTGAAAATAGGAACCCGTTTTTCGATTATTCGACAGTCAGTTGATATTCTTGCCGTTATCTTGACACTGACCCTCACGTTTACATTAGATATCCCTTTGACAGTTAGGGAAGGAACCATTATTGGTATGCTGATTTTTGCACCTTTGTTAGGCATCATTATCAAAAGACTTCAGCCGCTGATTGACCGTCCTGAAAGCAAAGCCACCACGCTATGA
- a CDS encoding ABC transporter permease, whose translation MFNLYFTALKSLAVKETNRYLRIWVQTLVPPVITTSLYFVIFGNLIGDRIGEMEGFSYMEFIVPGLIMMSIITSSYSNVSSSFFSQKFQKNIEEILIAPVPTHVIVWGFLIGGLGRSILVGILVTVISLFFVPLQVYSWAIVIITLFMTSTLFSLAGLLNGIFAQSFDDVSIVPTFVLQPLTYLGGVFYSISMLPPFWQGVSKVNPIVYMISGFRYGFLGVIDVPIMLSMGVLVAFVVVLYAICWYLIEKGRGLRS comes from the coding sequence ATGTTTAATCTTTATTTTACAGCCTTAAAAAGTCTGGCAGTCAAAGAAACAAATCGGTATCTGCGTATCTGGGTACAGACTTTAGTACCACCTGTTATTACGACGTCCTTATACTTTGTTATTTTTGGAAATCTGATTGGAGATCGCATCGGAGAGATGGAAGGATTCTCTTATATGGAATTCATCGTTCCTGGTCTAATCATGATGTCCATCATCACCAGTTCTTATTCCAATGTATCGTCTTCTTTCTTTTCGCAGAAATTTCAAAAGAATATTGAAGAAATCTTGATTGCACCTGTACCAACCCATGTAATCGTGTGGGGATTCTTAATTGGTGGACTTGGAAGGAGTATTTTAGTAGGGATACTCGTTACCGTTATTTCTCTATTCTTTGTGCCACTTCAAGTGTATTCTTGGGCTATTGTCATCATTACATTGTTCATGACCTCTACGCTATTTTCACTGGCAGGATTATTGAACGGGATTTTTGCTCAATCGTTCGATGATGTTTCAATTGTACCAACATTTGTTTTACAACCATTGACTTACCTTGGTGGGGTATTCTATTCAATCTCTATGTTGCCACCATTCTGGCAAGGCGTATCTAAAGTGAATCCAATCGTTTATATGATTTCAGGATTCCGCTATGGTTTCCTTGGCGTCATCGATGTACCGATCATGTTATCTATGGGGGTTCTGGTTGCGTTTGTCGTTGTATTATATGCAATTTGCTGGTATCTCATTGAAAAAGGTCGCGGATTAAGAAGTTAA